In the Salinirubrum litoreum genome, one interval contains:
- the thsA gene encoding thermosome subunit alpha, whose amino-acid sequence MIVLSEDSQRTSGRDAQSMNITAGKAVAESVRTTLGPKGMDKMLVDSSGGVVVTNDGVTILKEMDIDHPAANMIVEVSETQEDEVGDGTTTAVVIAGELLDQAEELIESDIHPTTLAQGYRQAAEKAKELLAEDAIDVSAEDREELVKIASTAMTGKGAESAKDHLAELVVDAVLAVQDEDGIDTDNVSVEKVVGGSIDNSELVEGVIVDKERVDDNMPYMVEDANVALFDGALEVKETEIDAEVNVTDPDQLQQFLDQEEKQLKEMVDKLADAGADVVFVGDGIDDMAQHYLAQEGILAVRRAKNSDLKRLARATGARVVGNLDDIEESDLGFAGSVAQKDVGGDERIFVEDVEDAKAVTMILRGGTEHVVDEVERAIDDSLGVVRVTLEDGKVLPGGGAPETDLALELRDFADSVGGREQLAVEAFADALEVIPRTLAENAGLDPIDSLVDLRARHDAGEFGAGLDAYTGEVIDMEAEGVTEPLRVKTQAIESATEAAVMILRIDDVIAAGDLSGGQVGDDDGDDGGAPGGMGGGMGGMGGMGGMGGAM is encoded by the coding sequence ATGATCGTACTCTCGGAGGACAGCCAGCGAACGTCTGGGCGCGACGCCCAGTCGATGAACATCACGGCCGGCAAGGCCGTCGCCGAGTCGGTCCGCACGACACTCGGACCGAAAGGCATGGACAAGATGCTGGTCGACTCCTCCGGCGGAGTCGTCGTCACGAACGACGGCGTGACGATCCTGAAGGAGATGGACATCGACCACCCGGCGGCGAACATGATCGTCGAGGTCTCCGAGACCCAGGAGGACGAGGTCGGCGACGGGACCACGACGGCTGTCGTCATCGCCGGTGAACTCCTCGACCAGGCCGAGGAGCTCATCGAGTCCGACATCCACCCGACGACGCTCGCACAGGGGTACCGCCAGGCCGCCGAGAAGGCGAAGGAACTGCTCGCCGAGGACGCCATCGACGTGTCCGCAGAGGACCGCGAGGAACTCGTCAAGATCGCCTCGACGGCGATGACGGGCAAGGGCGCGGAGTCCGCGAAGGATCACCTCGCGGAACTCGTCGTCGACGCCGTGCTGGCCGTGCAGGACGAGGACGGCATCGACACGGACAACGTCTCCGTCGAGAAGGTCGTCGGCGGCTCCATCGACAACTCGGAGCTCGTCGAGGGCGTCATCGTCGACAAGGAGCGCGTCGACGACAACATGCCCTACATGGTCGAGGACGCCAACGTCGCGCTGTTCGACGGTGCCCTCGAGGTGAAGGAGACGGAGATCGACGCCGAGGTCAACGTCACCGACCCCGACCAGCTTCAGCAGTTCCTCGACCAGGAGGAGAAGCAGCTGAAGGAGATGGTCGACAAGCTCGCCGACGCCGGCGCCGACGTGGTGTTCGTCGGTGACGGCATCGACGACATGGCCCAGCACTACCTCGCACAGGAGGGCATCCTCGCCGTCCGCCGCGCGAAGAACTCCGACCTCAAGCGGCTGGCCCGCGCGACGGGCGCCCGCGTCGTCGGCAACCTCGACGACATCGAGGAGAGCGACCTCGGCTTCGCCGGTTCGGTCGCGCAGAAGGACGTCGGCGGCGACGAGCGCATCTTCGTCGAGGACGTCGAGGACGCGAAGGCCGTGACGATGATCCTCCGCGGCGGCACGGAACACGTCGTCGACGAGGTCGAGCGCGCCATCGACGACAGTCTCGGCGTCGTGCGCGTCACGCTGGAGGACGGCAAGGTCCTGCCCGGCGGCGGCGCACCCGAGACGGACCTCGCGCTCGAACTCCGCGATTTCGCCGACTCCGTCGGCGGCCGCGAGCAGTTGGCCGTCGAGGCGTTCGCCGACGCGCTTGAGGTCATCCCGCGCACGCTGGCCGAGAACGCCGGGCTCGACCCCATCGACTCGCTGGTCGACCTCCGCGCCCGCCACGACGCGGGCGAGTTCGGTGCGGGCCTCGACGCCTACACCGGTGAGGTCATCGACATGGAGGCAGAGGGCGTCACCGAGCCCCTCCGCGTCAAGACGCAGGCCATCGAGTCCGCCACCGAGGCGGCCGTCATGATCCTCCGCATCGACGACGTCATCGCCGCAGGCGACCTGTCCGGCGGGCAGGTCGGCGACGACGACGGCGACGACGGCGGCGCGCCCGGCGGCATGGGCGGCGGCATGGGCGGCATGGGCGGCATGGGCGGTATGGGCGGCGCGATGTGA
- a CDS encoding NAD(P)H-hydrate epimerase, protein MPVFRTESGHEVPSVTADEMREVDRVAVDCVELGMLQMVENAGRTLAGIVRRKTGEPTQIVGRREADATPTVIVLAGGGGNGAGGLCAVRHLRNHGWSARTLLDRDPTDLSGPAGRQCRILTKSGVAVTAATDRHDADGSDTDTGLTHLLADADLVVDALIGYGLSGPPHGTTAEMIDAIEASETPVVSLDVPSGLQATTGETPGVAVSADTTLTLALPKTGFADEADDLDLRPAVGDLLLADIGIPPVVYRRVGFGAVVDRVEKEDADATDDQIPYRQPFGARNWVRLVDVRR, encoded by the coding sequence ATGCCCGTCTTCCGTACCGAGTCCGGCCACGAGGTCCCGAGCGTCACCGCCGACGAGATGCGCGAGGTGGACCGGGTCGCTGTAGACTGTGTCGAACTCGGGATGCTGCAGATGGTCGAGAACGCGGGCCGAACCCTCGCCGGCATCGTCCGGCGGAAGACGGGGGAGCCGACACAGATCGTCGGTCGGCGAGAGGCCGACGCGACACCGACCGTGATCGTTCTCGCGGGCGGCGGCGGCAACGGAGCCGGTGGGTTGTGTGCGGTTCGACACCTCCGGAATCACGGCTGGTCTGCTCGTACCCTGCTCGACCGCGACCCGACCGACCTCTCCGGCCCGGCGGGTCGACAGTGTCGCATCCTGACGAAGAGCGGCGTCGCGGTGACTGCGGCGACCGATCGGCACGACGCCGACGGTAGCGACACCGACACCGGACTGACTCACCTGCTCGCCGACGCCGACCTGGTGGTGGACGCGCTGATCGGGTACGGCCTGTCGGGACCGCCCCACGGGACGACGGCGGAGATGATCGACGCGATCGAAGCGAGCGAGACACCGGTCGTCTCGCTCGACGTGCCATCCGGCCTGCAGGCGACGACCGGCGAGACGCCGGGAGTCGCCGTCTCCGCCGACACGACGCTGACGCTGGCACTGCCGAAGACCGGGTTCGCAGACGAGGCCGACGACCTCGACCTCAGACCGGCGGTCGGCGATCTCCTGCTGGCCGACATCGGCATCCCGCCGGTCGTCTACCGGCGGGTCGGATTCGGCGCGGTCGTGGACAGGGTGGAGAAGGAAGACGCCGACGCCACCGACGACCAGATTCCCTACCGACAACCGTTCGGTGCCCGGAACTGGGTGCGACTGGTCGACGTCCGGCGATGA
- a CDS encoding KH domain-containing protein — translation MQHVTVPQDRIGVLIGEGGETMREIEEAAEVRLDIDSENGSVAIESVGDPVTGMVAPDIVRAIGRGFAPDAALSLLDHDLRMFDLIDIDDAARNQNDLQRHKGRLIGENGRTRELMEELSGANVVIYGSTLGIIGQPEEVQAVRRAAEMILDGAPHGAVYSFLERKHNELTNDVDLTPE, via the coding sequence ATGCAACACGTGACGGTACCGCAGGACCGCATCGGTGTTCTCATCGGTGAGGGAGGCGAGACCATGCGTGAGATAGAGGAGGCCGCCGAGGTGCGCCTCGACATCGACTCCGAGAACGGGTCGGTCGCGATCGAGTCGGTCGGCGACCCGGTCACCGGGATGGTCGCACCCGACATCGTCCGGGCCATCGGTCGCGGCTTCGCCCCCGACGCGGCGCTCTCCCTGCTGGATCACGATCTGCGGATGTTCGACCTCATCGACATCGACGACGCGGCACGCAACCAGAACGACCTCCAGCGACACAAGGGTCGTCTCATCGGCGAGAACGGCCGGACCCGCGAACTGATGGAGGAACTGTCGGGTGCGAACGTCGTCATCTACGGTTCGACGCTCGGGATCATCGGCCAACCCGAGGAAGTGCAGGCGGTCCGGCGTGCGGCCGAGATGATCCTCGACGGGGCACCCCACGGCGCGGTGTACTCCTTCCTCGAACGCAAGCACAACGAACTGACCAACGACGTGGACCTGACGCCGGAGTAG
- the rio1 gene encoding serine/threonine-protein kinase Rio1 gives MTEEFGLIEPDAVEGFGDEWEEIDVSDSEADTIARKRDREFSEFRKRLKDADQFKVEQSVFDDATFAAIYKLVQDGHIEAFGGPISTGKEANVYEALGADGTDVAVKIYRINASNFRHMTDYLAGDPRFDGIGGDKGKTVLAWTRKEYANLERARKAGVRVPNPIAVERNVLVMELVGLVEDRARRLAEVHVENPETAFEVVREYMRRLHSAGLVHGDLSEYNLIVHEGELVVIDLGQAVTVHHPNADEFLRRDCRNVAGFFSRQGVDVDGDTLYDYVTEVDPTP, from the coding sequence GTGACAGAGGAGTTCGGTCTGATCGAACCCGACGCGGTCGAGGGATTCGGCGACGAGTGGGAGGAGATCGACGTGTCGGACAGCGAAGCCGACACCATCGCGCGCAAGCGGGACCGCGAGTTCAGCGAGTTCCGCAAGCGCCTGAAGGACGCCGACCAGTTCAAGGTCGAACAGTCGGTGTTCGACGACGCGACCTTCGCCGCCATCTACAAACTCGTCCAGGACGGGCACATCGAAGCCTTCGGCGGACCGATCTCCACCGGCAAAGAGGCGAACGTCTACGAGGCACTCGGCGCGGACGGCACCGACGTCGCGGTCAAGATCTACCGGATCAACGCCTCGAACTTCCGGCACATGACCGACTACCTCGCCGGCGACCCCCGGTTCGACGGCATCGGCGGCGACAAAGGCAAGACCGTGCTGGCGTGGACCCGGAAAGAGTACGCGAACCTCGAACGCGCGAGGAAGGCGGGCGTCCGCGTCCCGAACCCCATCGCGGTCGAGCGGAACGTCCTCGTGATGGAACTCGTCGGCCTCGTCGAGGACCGCGCGCGCCGACTCGCCGAGGTCCACGTCGAGAACCCCGAGACCGCCTTCGAGGTCGTCCGGGAGTACATGCGCCGACTCCACTCGGCCGGCCTGGTCCACGGCGACCTCTCGGAGTACAACCTGATCGTCCACGAGGGCGAACTGGTCGTCATCGACCTCGGCCAGGCCGTGACCGTCCACCACCCGAACGCCGACGAGTTCCTGCGCCGGGACTGCCGAAACGTGGCGGGCTTCTTCTCCCGGCAGGGCGTCGACGTGGACGGCGACACGCTGTACGACTACGTGACCGAGGTCGACCCGACGCCCTGA